The segment GGGGTGTTACTCCCGGAGAGTTTTGATATGGCCAAAAACAAATACGGCTGGAAAACGCTCTCATCCAAAGTGGTCTACCAGAACCCCTGGATCTCGGTGCGGCACGACCGCATTGCCTACCCCGGCGGCCATAAGGGCGTTTACGA is part of the candidate division TA06 bacterium genome and harbors:
- a CDS encoding DNA mismatch repair protein MutT; this translates as MAKNKYGWKTLSSKVVYQNPWISVRHDRIAYPGGHKGVYDVVQKRPGVAVVAGNAAGRIYLVKQYRYTLDGVFYELP